One window of the Oxyura jamaicensis isolate SHBP4307 breed ruddy duck chromosome 5 unlocalized genomic scaffold, BPBGC_Ojam_1.0 oxy5_random_OJ106508, whole genome shotgun sequence genome contains the following:
- the LOC118157402 gene encoding apelin receptor-like codes for MEEVADSYAYGDNETECEYEEWGPSLALLPAIYLLVFLLGTAGNGLVLWTIFKGGRERRRSADTFIANLAAADLTFVATLPLWAAYAWLGYHWPFGTAACKVSSYLVFVNMYASVFCLTGLSFDRYLAIVRPLATAKLRSRVSGLVATVALWVLAALLALPALVLRRAAALGGDAKVTCYMDYGGLAAPGTEGAWEVGLGLSSTALGFVAPFAVMLTCYFFIARTVASHFRRERAEGPRKRKRLLTIIAVLVAAFGGCWLPFHLVKTLYVLMDLEVLPWSCGLHAFLNNLHPYCTGIAYINSCLNPFLYAFFDPRFRRACAALLCCRPPGPGAERSGSFSSGHSHPPGGKGGPPGGGKLDPATQETLFRA; via the coding sequence ATGGAGGAGGTGGCAGACAGCTATGCCTACGGGGACAACGAGACGGAGTGCGAGTACGAGGAGTGGGGCCCCTCgctggccctgctgcccgcCATCTACCTGCTGGTCTTCCTGCTGGGCACGGCGGGCAACGGGCTGGTCCTTTGGACCATCTTCAAGGGCGGCCGCGAGCGGCGGCGCTCTGCCGACACCTTCATCGCCAACCTGGCCGCCGCCGACCTCACCTTCGTGGCCACCCTGCCGCTGTGGGCCGCCTACGCCTGGCTGGGCTACCACTGGCCCTTCGGCACGGCCGCCTGCAAGGTGAGCAGCTACCTGGTCTTCGTCAACATGTACGCCAGCGTCTTCTGCCTGACGGGGCTGAGCTTCGACCGCTACCTTGCCATCGTGCGGCCCCTGGCCACGGCCAAACTGCGCTCGCGGGTGAGCGGGCTGGTGGCCACGGTGGCCCTGTGGGTGCTGGCGGCCCTGCTGGCCCTGCCGGCCCTGGTGCTGCGGCGGGCGGCCGCGCTGGGGGGGGACGCCAAGGTGACCTGCTATATGGACTACGGGGGCCTGGCCGCGCCGGGCACCGAGGGCGCCTGggaggtggggctggggctgtcctCCACCGCCCTGGGCTTCGTGGCCCCCTTCGCCGTCATGCTGACCTGCTACTTCTTCATCGCCCGCACCGTGGCCAGCCACTTCCGTCGGGAGCGGGCCGAGGGGCCCCGCAAGCGCAAGCGGCTGCTGACCATCATCGCTGTGCTGGTGGCCGCTTTcgggggctgctggctgcccttCCACCTGGTGAAGACCCTCTACGTCCTGATGGACCTGGAGGTGCTGCCCTGGTCCTGCGGCCTCCACGCCTTCCTCAACAACCTCCACCCCTACTGCACCGGCATCGCCTACATCAACAGCTGCCTCAACCCCTTCCTCTACGCCTTCTTCGACCCTCGCTTCCGACGGGCCTGCGCCGCCCTCCTCTGctgccgcccccccggccctggGGCCGAGCGCTCGGGCAGCTTCTCCTCGGGGCACAGCCACCCCCCCGGGGGCAAGGGGGGGCCGCCTGGGGGGGGCAAGCTGGACCCCGCCACCCAGGAGACGCTCTTCCGTGCCTGA